A stretch of Gemmobacter fulvus DNA encodes these proteins:
- the kdpC gene encoding potassium-transporting ATPase subunit KdpC, producing the protein MFLHLRPALTLMLGFTLLTGLAYPLAMTGLAQTLFPTAANGSLVVQRDRVIGSALVGQAFAAPGNLHPRPSASGWNAAGTAASNLGPTSALLASDVAARRVAWQAENGATPAPIDAVTASGSGLDPHISPATALAQVERIAAARAADPAAIRALIEDAVEGRTLWLYGEPRVNVLLTNLALEAAFPMPEAAGATSE; encoded by the coding sequence ATGTTCCTGCACCTGCGCCCTGCCCTCACCCTGATGCTTGGCTTCACCCTGCTGACCGGGCTTGCCTATCCGCTGGCGATGACCGGCCTTGCCCAGACCCTGTTCCCCACCGCCGCCAATGGCAGCCTTGTGGTTCAGCGTGACAGGGTGATCGGCTCGGCCCTTGTCGGGCAGGCGTTCGCCGCACCCGGCAATCTGCACCCGCGCCCCTCGGCCAGCGGCTGGAACGCCGCCGGAACCGCTGCCTCGAACCTTGGCCCGACCTCGGCGCTGCTGGCAAGCGACGTCGCGGCGCGGCGCGTGGCGTGGCAGGCCGAAAACGGCGCGACACCGGCCCCGATAGATGCGGTCACCGCCTCCGGCTCGGGGCTGGATCCGCATATCAGCCCGGCCACCGCGCTGGCGCAGGTAGAACGGATCGCCGCCGCACGGGCCGCCGATCCTGCCGCCATCCGCGCGCTGATCGAAGACGCGGTGGAAGGCCGAACCCTCTGGCTTTATGGCGAGCCGCGCGTAAATGTGCTGCTGACCAATCTGGCCCTTGAAGCGGCATTCCCGATGCCGGAGGCCGCAGGAGCCACGTCCGAATGA
- a CDS encoding LamG domain-containing protein, which produces MVFGRPVLDAAGIAKTDIWFNVLGQNTDANDTVLDWAGFTKLDITRQVREVGMSLITLDRDSHTVTPSDTPFRVVTDQKYISIIQQSARGTLIVNRYRLLSAQSGSNQKVTTYTLSPVWEVRFARSHNEDVPADKSDKPDYRDPDGKPFLEPTLELAMIDRVEDGAFDVALLPISGKDSFAWQFIVRDKAANDLRLFRFPANEAGLFDLTGKAVGDDHHILPDSRFSLKREGAADALPLTAAPRLTTYMKHEKVMQPDGSSLGVKRATRVMIVQTVTENGKTLSATLDCAVGADGRMARLSGPVSATALTPAPFDLSFDGLSELRLAAPQGSPDPRGLNGPYQIEALFAPAQKGDGTWLIGGDPTASAETAAPFLRIVEGDKLECGFGTGTVAVRATTLHQVLQPGVWSQVVLAYGGPGDAPFTLTVNGSAVPLTPCSAPANPSGAVLDRIGGASSGFKGALKSLRLLSAGTEILRLPCESVDYSTTPPVTPNLAASGITVTVQGAKLEPSTSPVDSPMSGAFHIDAGGLTFYAGLADFIAPASDFCLLEGSDGLLHLYYQAADNALSVAQFAVDAARAGFAGGWSTDWAVGASVQANDTADHPLILLHHGQPCAAWTPVAPRLLAADKAQSGFVDFVAHRVGTYMNATAITIRPSDVSPLLCDVEVKGPGDVGTELWSGLPRDIAQFQRIWNGAASDNPDDRDVISRARPYYDYSGRAPAVAAASGAGTDGAFFLFTSVPRLPLPLSALTVTSGSRADRVTLTVETANPPRWPATEVLRQVWPDVPADAQSVIDALSGKASRYDYAAVTTPGSRAYGVRISIARSDDQIGHVVIFVRNALKTFTLRISDGSSLATCKVEVCDQLLQEVPREQAAFIRALNGDDPHYAYPAGYLDGLATQIYALGNGLSADVTNTVAPVPGAALAYAGMVRVLYQGSGFDRAVIAPQARTLATVFQKAVLRFDGQDSVLRGSLMFGAVTEAMPSNGGIGRLADTRTASNGIAALRVPGVNGGWMPVTPRFSLGMTAGKTANFVQVSVDKALPQTEAMAIPGDLTVQGWLRQDEARAAANERLLTYNVTGCKDDPDMPIRLMLGAKQGPALNLVKTTFVSRSFNFDPPALTLQLYLRLPDPVVTGTILTVSEVNGGTEYLSLTLDAFGKVTLTFLSGAGKLTLPTALTPGLWGCVTATVADAGSGKVTLGLALNDKAPVTVEATNSFTGKLGALTLGSRTGQGIVAAVNGLAFWQRALSAADVANSWRYGFPDTDPMLGIRWNLAEGGGSLAANSAASGAEYDAPITNLASPGWDKDGAFKVPYAGRNDLVIASNRILKGWTNVALASRQGRALKFDGQNSGKVKEAEAFKPSGTFAVEVWVSPKVLNQKQIIAEKPGSWSLYINTLGQACLKVELQRDGANYDDPPIRFSHEVKIPVVLGQTCYVVANFTTGANADSKGTDQYAQQSYFINAAISVNGAAPITNNKADFTRQPQVRTETSEFMVAKAASGTFQYRGLLSHLRVWSRNLTPDDIARTTALRLTPVNQDGLVAGWDFEETSGTSAADLTGNHPLDLTSNQLWCIWQDVAQAQIVVNGRTSLPLPVSAADMGGYGDLQMSFGASLATTAPSLPLHGDIDDIRLFNTRLTEQQLRESMNKPLSGGEDHLAAYWRIDAGSGPVVYDMTGRGNNGRLKPDTTPPVWKPSSAPLQNEGQYVVNALGGVPDYYVAHIAGAPAVAEYAAAEKDAYGRIYSVMKRGYFYRADTGETELRTGYKVGDLDTIFVGQVQSKPTIVGYIEGGPPLPSENQTLAYWVGDGGGPARAYAGISTALYQETETKTWSFSASRSSTFNGSFNVKGGPLWKGKAETSVGLGAEAQVQVVEYEVKLGAKLTLSGDIGSTDQVAQSHSNAVSLSTSMTPSGTWEAEDAILNPTVGRRYIQNNVGIALVKSATADLYMLALKGTQTPVGYVMMPNTQIPVDTNIIDFPINPRYVKNGTLDGKVGLVNDPDYPGADLERGSYFKPVEAYAIKTRIRQQEQALKAWYDQFDADKYRLLAKYQDAKDRLAESPGFNFGENRNLRSMFNNYVWTAAGGLHREEWSTANTYTETYTGASSLKFAAGAEFAAKVTSPAGGYYIEADAMLGNTWTATATKAANTQNGFRLTCNVIPTDFLAAPILTRDATGKLLFGGYQRDAAPGKVDAYRYMSFLIAPEQANFDALSQVVEPNWLNNSTTAAAAAMREAMANPAQPWRVLYRTTYVSRVPAPFQPVKDDTDAPNITPPANLDSNSWLTRVLDQVIGKPDPTPLEIGSAIDALLGSRDSGAGILVSLVPWWTDFYAAAQTYGSAEFRELADLRANLLSYMASKYEAQAYAGH; this is translated from the coding sequence TTGGTATTTGGTCGCCCTGTGCTGGACGCGGCGGGCATCGCGAAAACCGATATCTGGTTCAATGTCCTTGGCCAGAATACCGATGCCAATGATACGGTGCTGGACTGGGCCGGGTTCACGAAACTCGACATAACACGGCAGGTCCGCGAAGTCGGGATGAGCCTGATCACACTGGACCGCGACAGCCACACTGTCACCCCGAGTGACACGCCCTTCCGGGTGGTGACCGATCAGAAATACATCTCGATCATCCAGCAATCGGCGCGCGGCACGCTGATCGTGAACCGCTATCGCCTGCTGTCGGCGCAATCGGGCAGCAATCAGAAGGTGACGACCTATACCCTGTCGCCGGTCTGGGAAGTGCGCTTTGCCCGCAGCCATAACGAGGATGTGCCCGCCGACAAATCCGACAAGCCCGATTACCGCGATCCCGATGGCAAGCCGTTTCTGGAGCCGACGCTGGAACTGGCGATGATCGACCGGGTGGAGGATGGGGCCTTTGACGTGGCGTTGCTGCCGATCAGCGGCAAGGACAGTTTCGCCTGGCAATTCATCGTCCGCGACAAGGCGGCCAATGATCTGCGCCTGTTCCGCTTTCCGGCGAATGAGGCCGGTCTGTTCGATCTGACCGGCAAGGCCGTGGGAGACGATCACCACATCCTGCCCGACAGCCGCTTTTCACTGAAGCGCGAGGGGGCGGCGGATGCCCTGCCGCTGACCGCAGCCCCGCGCCTCACCACCTATATGAAACATGAAAAGGTGATGCAGCCCGATGGCAGCAGCCTTGGCGTGAAACGCGCGACGCGAGTGATGATCGTGCAGACCGTCACCGAAAACGGCAAGACCCTGAGCGCGACACTCGACTGTGCGGTTGGTGCAGATGGCCGCATGGCACGGCTGAGCGGGCCGGTCAGCGCCACCGCCCTGACCCCGGCCCCGTTTGATCTGAGCTTTGACGGCCTCTCGGAACTGCGGCTGGCCGCACCGCAGGGCAGCCCCGATCCGCGCGGGCTGAATGGCCCCTATCAGATCGAGGCGCTGTTTGCCCCGGCGCAAAAGGGCGATGGCACCTGGCTGATCGGCGGCGATCCGACCGCATCGGCAGAGACCGCCGCGCCCTTCCTGCGCATCGTCGAGGGGGACAAGCTGGAATGTGGCTTTGGCACCGGCACCGTGGCGGTGCGCGCCACCACCCTGCATCAGGTCTTGCAGCCCGGCGTCTGGTCGCAGGTCGTTCTGGCCTATGGCGGGCCGGGCGATGCGCCCTTTACCCTGACGGTGAATGGCAGTGCCGTGCCGCTGACCCCCTGCTCTGCCCCGGCCAACCCCTCGGGTGCGGTGCTGGACCGGATCGGCGGGGCCTCTTCCGGCTTCAAGGGCGCGCTCAAATCGCTGCGCCTGCTGTCGGCTGGCACCGAAATCCTGCGCCTGCCCTGCGAAAGCGTCGATTACAGCACCACCCCGCCCGTCACGCCGAACCTTGCGGCCTCCGGCATCACCGTCACCGTGCAGGGGGCCAAGCTGGAGCCTTCCACCTCGCCGGTGGACAGCCCGATGAGCGGGGCCTTCCATATTGATGCAGGCGGACTGACCTTTTACGCTGGTCTGGCCGATTTCATTGCGCCCGCCTCGGATTTCTGCCTGCTCGAAGGGTCGGACGGGCTGCTGCATCTGTATTATCAGGCGGCAGACAATGCTTTGTCGGTGGCGCAATTCGCGGTGGATGCGGCCCGCGCGGGCTTTGCGGGCGGTTGGTCGACGGATTGGGCCGTCGGGGCCTCGGTTCAGGCAAATGACACCGCCGACCACCCGCTGATCCTGCTGCACCATGGCCAGCCCTGCGCGGCCTGGACGCCGGTCGCGCCCCGTCTGCTGGCCGCCGACAAGGCGCAAAGCGGCTTTGTCGATTTTGTGGCGCATCGCGTCGGCACCTATATGAACGCCACCGCGATCACCATTCGCCCGTCGGATGTGTCGCCGCTGCTCTGTGATGTTGAGGTGAAAGGCCCCGGCGATGTGGGCACCGAACTGTGGTCGGGCCTGCCGCGTGACATCGCGCAATTCCAGCGCATCTGGAACGGCGCGGCCTCCGACAACCCGGACGACCGTGATGTGATCAGCCGGGCCCGGCCCTATTACGATTATTCGGGCCGCGCGCCCGCCGTTGCCGCCGCCAGCGGTGCCGGAACGGATGGCGCGTTTTTCCTGTTCACCTCGGTGCCGCGCCTGCCCTTGCCGCTGTCGGCGCTGACCGTCACCTCGGGCAGCCGCGCCGACCGCGTGACCCTGACGGTGGAAACTGCCAACCCGCCGCGCTGGCCCGCGACCGAGGTATTGCGTCAGGTCTGGCCCGATGTGCCCGCCGATGCGCAATCGGTGATCGACGCGCTGTCGGGCAAGGCCTCGCGCTATGATTATGCCGCCGTCACCACGCCCGGCAGCCGCGCCTATGGGGTGCGGATCAGCATTGCGCGCTCGGACGATCAGATCGGCCATGTTGTGATCTTTGTGCGCAACGCCCTGAAAACCTTCACGCTGCGCATCAGCGACGGGTCCAGCCTTGCCACCTGCAAGGTGGAGGTCTGTGACCAGTTGCTGCAAGAGGTGCCCCGCGAACAGGCGGCCTTCATCCGCGCGCTGAACGGCGACGATCCGCATTATGCCTATCCAGCGGGATATCTCGACGGGCTGGCGACGCAGATCTATGCGCTTGGCAATGGGCTGAGCGCCGATGTGACCAATACCGTCGCGCCGGTTCCGGGCGCTGCGCTGGCCTATGCCGGCATGGTGCGGGTGCTGTATCAGGGATCGGGTTTCGACCGGGCGGTGATCGCCCCGCAGGCCCGCACGCTGGCCACCGTCTTTCAAAAGGCCGTGCTGCGCTTTGACGGGCAGGACAGCGTGTTGCGCGGCTCGCTGATGTTCGGCGCGGTCACCGAAGCCATGCCCAGCAATGGCGGCATCGGGCGGCTGGCCGATACCCGCACCGCCAGCAACGGGATTGCGGCACTGCGCGTTCCGGGGGTGAATGGCGGCTGGATGCCAGTCACCCCGCGTTTCAGCCTGGGCATGACGGCAGGCAAGACCGCGAATTTCGTGCAGGTCAGCGTCGACAAGGCGCTGCCGCAAACCGAGGCGATGGCCATTCCCGGCGATCTGACAGTGCAGGGCTGGCTGCGGCAGGACGAAGCGCGCGCTGCCGCCAATGAACGGCTGCTGACCTATAACGTCACCGGCTGCAAGGACGACCCCGACATGCCGATCCGGCTGATGCTCGGGGCCAAGCAGGGGCCTGCGCTCAATCTGGTGAAAACCACTTTCGTCAGCCGATCGTTCAACTTCGATCCGCCCGCGCTGACGCTGCAACTCTATCTGCGGCTGCCCGATCCGGTGGTGACGGGCACGATCCTGACGGTATCCGAGGTGAATGGCGGCACCGAATATCTGTCGCTCACGCTGGATGCCTTTGGCAAGGTGACGCTGACCTTCCTGTCAGGCGCGGGCAAGCTGACGCTGCCGACGGCGCTGACTCCGGGCCTGTGGGGCTGCGTCACCGCCACCGTGGCCGACGCGGGCAGCGGCAAGGTCACGCTTGGGCTGGCACTGAACGACAAGGCCCCGGTGACGGTCGAGGCCACCAACAGCTTTACCGGCAAACTGGGTGCGCTGACGCTGGGCAGCCGCACGGGCCAGGGAATCGTGGCGGCGGTGAATGGCCTTGCCTTCTGGCAGCGCGCCCTGTCTGCGGCGGATGTGGCCAACAGCTGGCGCTACGGGTTCCCCGATACCGATCCGATGCTGGGGATCCGCTGGAATCTGGCCGAAGGTGGCGGCAGTCTGGCGGCCAATTCGGCGGCCTCGGGCGCGGAATATGACGCGCCGATCACCAATCTGGCCAGCCCCGGCTGGGACAAGGACGGGGCCTTCAAGGTGCCCTATGCCGGGCGCAATGATCTGGTCATCGCCTCTAACCGCATCCTCAAGGGCTGGACCAATGTGGCGCTGGCCTCGCGTCAAGGGCGCGCGCTGAAGTTTGACGGGCAGAATTCGGGCAAGGTGAAGGAAGCCGAGGCGTTCAAACCCTCGGGCACCTTTGCGGTCGAGGTCTGGGTTTCGCCCAAGGTGCTGAATCAGAAGCAGATCATCGCCGAAAAACCCGGCAGTTGGTCACTTTATATCAATACGCTGGGGCAAGCCTGCCTGAAGGTGGAATTGCAGCGTGACGGCGCGAATTACGATGATCCGCCGATCCGGTTCAGCCATGAGGTCAAGATCCCCGTCGTGCTGGGACAGACCTGCTACGTGGTGGCCAATTTCACCACTGGGGCCAATGCCGACAGCAAGGGCACCGATCAATACGCCCAGCAAAGCTATTTCATCAATGCCGCGATTTCGGTGAATGGCGCTGCGCCCATCACCAACAACAAGGCTGATTTCACCCGCCAGCCACAGGTGCGCACCGAAACATCGGAATTCATGGTGGCCAAGGCCGCCTCGGGCACCTTCCAGTATCGCGGGCTGCTGTCGCATCTACGGGTCTGGAGCCGCAATCTGACCCCCGATGACATCGCGCGCACCACCGCGCTGCGGCTGACCCCGGTCAATCAGGATGGTCTGGTGGCGGGCTGGGATTTTGAGGAAACCAGCGGCACCTCTGCCGCCGATCTGACCGGCAATCATCCGCTGGATCTGACCAGCAACCAGCTGTGGTGCATCTGGCAGGACGTGGCGCAGGCGCAGATCGTGGTCAATGGCCGCACCAGCCTGCCACTGCCGGTCTCCGCCGCAGACATGGGCGGTTATGGCGACCTGCAGATGAGCTTCGGGGCATCGCTTGCCACCACGGCCCCCAGCCTGCCGCTGCATGGCGATATTGACGATATCCGCCTGTTCAACACCCGACTGACCGAACAGCAACTGCGCGAAAGCATGAACAAGCCGCTGTCTGGCGGCGAGGATCATCTGGCCGCCTATTGGCGCATCGACGCAGGCTCCGGCCCGGTGGTCTATGACATGACGGGCCGCGGCAATAACGGGCGGCTGAAACCCGACACGACCCCGCCGGTCTGGAAGCCCAGCTCCGCGCCGTTGCAGAACGAAGGCCAGTATGTGGTCAATGCGTTGGGCGGTGTGCCCGATTATTATGTGGCGCATATCGCCGGCGCGCCTGCCGTCGCCGAATATGCCGCCGCCGAAAAAGACGCTTATGGCCGGATCTATTCGGTAATGAAGCGCGGGTATTTCTACCGCGCCGACACCGGCGAGACGGAGCTGCGCACCGGCTACAAGGTGGGTGATCTGGACACGATCTTTGTCGGCCAGGTGCAAAGCAAACCCACCATCGTCGGGTATATCGAAGGCGGCCCGCCGCTGCCGAGCGAGAACCAGACGCTGGCCTATTGGGTGGGCGATGGCGGCGGCCCGGCGCGGGCCTATGCGGGCATCAGCACCGCGCTGTATCAGGAAACCGAAACCAAGACCTGGAGCTTCAGCGCCAGCCGCAGTTCCACCTTCAACGGCTCGTTTAACGTGAAGGGCGGGCCGCTCTGGAAAGGCAAGGCCGAAACCTCGGTCGGACTGGGGGCGGAAGCTCAGGTTCAGGTGGTGGAATATGAGGTAAAGCTTGGCGCAAAACTGACGCTATCGGGTGATATCGGCAGCACCGATCAGGTGGCGCAAAGCCATTCCAACGCGGTCAGCCTGTCGACCAGCATGACGCCGTCGGGCACTTGGGAGGCCGAGGATGCCATCCTAAACCCCACTGTGGGGCGGCGCTATATCCAGAACAATGTCGGCATCGCGCTGGTCAAATCGGCCACCGCCGATCTTTACATGCTGGCGCTGAAAGGCACGCAGACCCCGGTGGGCTATGTGATGATGCCCAACACCCAGATCCCGGTCGATACCAATATCATCGATTTCCCGATCAACCCGCGCTACGTCAAGAACGGCACGCTGGATGGCAAGGTCGGTCTGGTGAATGACCCCGATTATCCGGGGGCCGATCTGGAGCGCGGCAGCTACTTCAAGCCGGTCGAGGCCTATGCGATCAAGACCAGAATCCGCCAGCAGGAACAGGCGCTGAAGGCCTGGTACGACCAATTCGATGCCGACAAGTATCGGCTTCTGGCCAAGTATCAGGATGCCAAGGACAGGCTGGCAGAGTCGCCCGGTTTCAACTTCGGCGAAAATCGCAACCTGCGCAGCATGTTCAACAATTACGTCTGGACAGCGGCGGGCGGGCTGCACCGCGAGGAATGGAGCACGGCCAACACCTATACCGAAACCTATACCGGCGCGAGTTCGCTGAAATTCGCCGCCGGCGCGGAATTCGCGGCCAAGGTGACCTCGCCCGCCGGTGGCTACTATATCGAAGCCGATGCCATGCTGGGCAATACTTGGACGGCCACGGCGACCAAGGCTGCGAATACACAGAACGGCTTCCGCCTGACCTGCAACGTGATCCCGACCGATTTTCTGGCCGCGCCGATCCTGACACGGGATGCCACGGGCAAGCTGCTGTTCGGCGGCTACCAGCGCGACGCGGCACCGGGCAAGGTGGATGCCTATCGTTACATGTCGTTCCTGATTGCACCGGAACAGGCGAATTTCGACGCGCTGTCGCAGGTGGTCGAACCGAACTGGCTGAACAATTCCACCACGGCGGCGGCGGCAGCGATGCGCGAGGCGATGGCCAATCCGGCGCAGCCATGGCGGGTGCTGTATCGCACCACCTATGTCAGCCGCGTGCCCGCGCCGTTCCAGCCGGTGAAGGACGATACCGACGCGCCCAATATCACCCCACCCGCCAATCTTGACAGCAACAGCTGGCTGACCCGCGTGCTGGATCAGGTGATCGGCAAACCCGATCCCACCCCGCTGGAGATCGGCAGCGCCATTGATGCGCTGCTGGGCAGCCGCGACAGCGGGGCGGGCATTCTGGTCAGCCTCGTGCCGTGGTGGACCGATTTCTACGCCGCCGCCCAGACCTATGGCAGCGCAGAGTTCCGCGAACTGGCCGATCTGCGCGCCAATCTGCTCAGCTACATGGCCAGCAAATACGAAGCCCAGGCCTATGCCGGGCATTGA
- a CDS encoding response regulator, translating to MTAPDTTRILVIDDEAPIRRFLRVPLEADGHDVIEAGTAREGILAVAREAPGLVILDLGLPDADGLTVLHEIRSWSQVPVLVLSVRADEAGKVAALDAGAQDYVVKPFGMKELLARIRSLLRDRGGPTAPTVIEIADLRIEPANHSVTKGGVPLHLTRREFDLLWMLASHSGRLITQSMILKSLWGPAHVEDSQYLRVYIRQLRQKLGDDAANPRYIMTEPGIGYRFMG from the coding sequence ATGACAGCCCCCGACACGACCCGCATTCTGGTGATTGACGACGAAGCACCGATCCGGCGCTTCTTGCGCGTGCCGCTTGAAGCCGATGGCCATGACGTGATCGAGGCGGGCACCGCGCGCGAGGGCATCCTTGCGGTGGCCCGCGAAGCGCCGGGGCTGGTGATTCTGGATCTTGGCCTGCCCGATGCCGATGGGCTGACCGTGCTGCACGAGATCCGCAGCTGGAGCCAGGTGCCGGTTCTGGTGCTGTCTGTCCGCGCGGACGAGGCGGGAAAGGTGGCCGCCCTGGATGCGGGCGCGCAGGATTATGTGGTCAAGCCCTTCGGCATGAAGGAGTTGCTGGCCCGGATCCGCAGCCTGCTGCGCGACCGGGGCGGGCCGACTGCCCCCACGGTGATCGAGATTGCCGATCTTCGGATCGAACCGGCCAATCACAGCGTCACCAAGGGCGGGGTGCCGCTGCATCTGACCCGGCGCGAATTCGATCTGTTGTGGATGCTGGCCAGCCATTCGGGCCGGTTGATCACCCAGAGCATGATCCTCAAATCGCTCTGGGGGCCTGCCCATGTCGAGGACAGCCAGTATCTGCGCGTCTATATCCGCCAGTTGCGCCAGAAGCTCGGCGATGATGCCGCCAACCCCCGTTACATCATGACGGAACCCGGCATCGGCTATCGCTTTATGGGCTGA
- a CDS encoding sensor histidine kinase — MIPVTGPRPSPDALLAHAAREGRGRLKIFIGAAPGVGKTWAMLDDAHRKHAEGIDVLAALIETHGRAETQAKLAGLPQLPRKPVIYRGRALAEMDLDTLLQRRPALALIDELAHTNADGGRHEKRWQDVEEVLAAGIDVFTTLNIQHIETLNDTVARITGVRVRETVPDRVLEMADEIELIDLPPDELVSRLKQGKIYPQDQAARALTSFFAKGNLTALRELALRAAADRVDAQLREHMAANAITGPWPAQERILVCVNESPAAREAIRVAKRSADRARAEWIALNVVQTRAETLPETDKDRLAGTLRLAERLGAELATLDAERDVAQAILSYAADRNVRRIIIGRPRRRPLWARLVTEDVAAHLLRQSGRFEITLAAEPDERSPKRRWHLPWSGGEPRSWAEAPVAVTLASVCAFAAERLFPVASLSLIFMTAVVVVASRRGMGPSALASVLGFLSYDLFFVDPRLTFTVTDRSELLTLCLFLVASLITGNLAARLRARIEAQATIAERTNKLYDFSRRVAAAATAYDVIWASVSHVATTLRCEAVLLMPEPGGELQVVGGFPPEDRLEVRDQSAAQFTWDKGEPAGRGSDTLPTARWFFLPLVTAERRLGVLGIAFADDRLLARTDRRLLDALVDQIALALERLRLTEELSETRLATETERLRTALLSSVSHDLRTPLVTIIGAAGSLADAPDLAPAARQDLAENIREEGERLDRYVQNLLDMTRLGHGALKPHMAPLDLAELVGSARHRLRGPLRAHQVLAEVPDTLPLVLADGVLLEQVLVNVLDNAAKYAPAGSTIVLAARTAGAKVDLSVSDTGIGIPPAEQQRVFDMFYRVAEGDRQRAGTGLGLAICKGLIEAMGGTIRAETASQDGPGTRIVITLPLFNPETSA; from the coding sequence ATGATCCCAGTCACCGGGCCACGCCCCTCTCCCGATGCGCTGCTGGCCCATGCCGCGCGTGAGGGGCGTGGTCGGCTCAAGATCTTCATCGGGGCGGCACCGGGCGTCGGCAAGACATGGGCGATGCTGGACGATGCGCATCGCAAACATGCCGAAGGCATCGACGTGCTGGCCGCCCTGATCGAAACCCATGGCCGGGCCGAAACGCAGGCCAAGCTGGCCGGGCTGCCGCAACTGCCGCGCAAGCCGGTGATCTATCGGGGCCGCGCGCTGGCCGAGATGGATCTGGATACCCTGCTGCAGCGCCGCCCCGCGCTGGCCCTGATCGACGAGCTGGCCCATACCAATGCCGATGGCGGGCGGCACGAAAAGCGCTGGCAGGATGTCGAAGAGGTGCTGGCGGCGGGCATCGACGTATTCACCACGCTGAACATCCAGCATATCGAAACGCTGAACGATACGGTGGCCCGCATCACCGGGGTGCGTGTGCGCGAAACCGTGCCCGACCGCGTGCTGGAAATGGCGGATGAGATCGAGCTGATCGACCTGCCACCGGATGAGCTGGTCAGCCGCCTGAAACAGGGCAAGATCTATCCGCAGGATCAGGCCGCCCGCGCGCTGACCTCGTTTTTTGCCAAGGGCAACCTGACGGCGCTGCGCGAACTGGCGCTGCGCGCCGCCGCCGACCGGGTGGATGCGCAACTGCGCGAACATATGGCAGCCAATGCCATCACCGGCCCTTGGCCTGCGCAGGAACGGATTCTGGTCTGCGTCAATGAAAGCCCCGCCGCGCGCGAGGCGATCCGCGTTGCCAAACGCTCTGCCGATCGGGCGCGCGCCGAATGGATTGCGCTGAACGTCGTGCAGACCCGCGCCGAAACCCTGCCGGAAACCGATAAGGACCGGCTGGCAGGCACGCTGCGGCTGGCCGAGCGGCTGGGGGCGGAACTGGCGACGCTGGACGCCGAACGCGATGTGGCGCAGGCGATCCTGTCCTATGCCGCCGACCGCAACGTGCGCCGCATCATCATCGGCAGGCCGCGCCGCCGTCCGCTCTGGGCGCGGCTGGTGACAGAGGATGTTGCGGCGCATCTGCTGCGCCAGTCCGGCCGGTTCGAGATCACGCTGGCCGCCGAACCGGACGAACGCTCACCCAAGCGGCGCTGGCATCTGCCGTGGTCGGGCGGCGAGCCGCGCTCCTGGGCCGAGGCCCCGGTCGCCGTCACGCTCGCCTCTGTCTGTGCCTTTGCGGCAGAGCGGCTGTTCCCGGTGGCCAGCCTGTCACTGATCTTCATGACGGCGGTGGTGGTGGTGGCCAGTCGCCGCGGCATGGGGCCATCGGCGCTAGCCTCGGTTCTGGGGTTCCTGTCCTACGATCTGTTCTTCGTGGATCCGCGCCTGACCTTCACCGTAACCGACCGCAGCGAATTGCTGACGCTGTGCCTGTTCCTTGTTGCCTCGCTGATCACCGGCAATCTGGCGGCCCGGCTGCGCGCGCGGATCGAGGCGCAGGCCACCATCGCCGAGCGCACCAACAAGCTTTACGATTTCAGCCGCCGGGTTGCCGCCGCTGCCACCGCCTATGATGTGATCTGGGCCTCGGTCAGCCATGTGGCCACGACGCTGCGCTGTGAGGCGGTGCTGCTGATGCCGGAACCGGGCGGCGAGTTGCAGGTGGTCGGGGGATTCCCGCCCGAAGACCGGCTGGAGGTGCGCGACCAATCTGCCGCGCAATTCACCTGGGACAAGGGCGAGCCTGCCGGGCGGGGCTCGGATACGCTGCCGACCGCGCGCTGGTTCTTTCTGCCCCTCGTCACTGCCGAACGCCGTCTGGGGGTTCTGGGCATCGCCTTTGCCGATGACCGCCTGCTGGCCCGCACCGACCGGCGGCTGCTGGACGCGCTGGTCGATCAGATTGCGCTGGCGCTGGAACGTCTGCGCCTGACCGAAGAGCTGTCGGAAACCCGGCTCGCCACCGAAACCGAACGCCTGCGCACGGCGCTGCTGTCCTCGGTCAGCCATGATCTGCGCACGCCGCTGGTGACGATCATCGGCGCGGCTGGCAGTCTGGCCGATGCCCCCGATCTGGCCCCGGCGGCCCGGCAGGATCTGGCCGAAAACATCCGCGAAGAGGGCGAGCGGCTGGACCGCTATGTGCAGAACCTGCTGGACATGACACGTCTGGGGCATGGCGCGCTGAAACCGCATATGGCGCCGCTGGATCTGGCAGAGCTGGTCGGCAGCGCCCGCCACCGCCTGCGCGGCCCGTTGCGCGCGCATCAGGTGCTGGCCGAGGTGCCCGACACCCTGCCGCTGGTTCTGGCCGATGGCGTGCTGCTGGAACAGGTGTTGGTGAATGTTCTGGACAATGCCGCGAAATATGCGCCTGCCGGATCGACCATCGTGCTGGCCGCGCGCACGGCGGGCGCGAAGGTGGACCTGTCGGTCAGCGATACCGGCATCGGCATCCCGCCCGCGGAACAGCAACGCGTGTTCGACATGTTCTACCGCGTGGCCGAAGGCGACCGGCAGCGCGCAGGCACCGGGCTTGGGCTGGCCATCTGCAAGGGCCTGATCGAGGCCATGGGCGGCACGATCCGGGCAGAAACCGCATCGCAAGACGGGCCGGGCACGCGTATCGTGATCACCCTGCCCCTGTTCAACCCCGAGACCTCTGCATGA